From the Helicobacteraceae bacterium genome, the window CGCGCAACAGTTGATCGAGCGGGCGATGGAGACGGCGAGCGACAATATAGACGGCGAGGCGATCGAGCGTATAGCCAAGCTGCTGTTGGAAAAAGAGAGCGTCTCGTTTGAGGTTCTTTAGCGGGTTTGGCTTCGTCGGCGAAGCGGCGCTGTTCGCAAGCCGTTTGCCGATTTGCGATTCGCCGCGTTCTGTCGCGGGATTTAGCTTAGGCGCGATCAGAGCTTGCCAATACGCGCTTGAAACCTCGTCGCGAATCGATAGATTGGCGCTGTTCTCTCCGGCGTATTTTCAGGATAAAGACGATCGATTCGTCCGTTTGCAGCTTATAAGCTACGCTCGCGACAGCGCGGCGTATATGCGGAATTTTTACGCAAATTGCGGCATGTTCGATGGGCGATACGCTAATCGCGATCCGCAAGAAGGCGATCTAAGTTTGTCGCTTAATTATAAATGGCGCCTGGACATGTTTGAACGTCTGAAAAATTTATCGATCAGCGTATATTTAGGCGGCAAGGATAATATTATTAACGCCGACAAAGCCCTCGATTTTTTCTCAAAAACAAACGCGCGGATAGTCTATATAAAAAACGCTAATCACCTTTTGCAGATCGAGGAGTAACCGCCGCTCCCCGCGCGATTTTCGGCGCTAAAACGGCGAAATAGCGTTTAGCAATCTTGTCCCCCAGCCCTGCTTAGCGTTTCGCTGAATATCTCCTTCCGTGCGATAAGAAATTTTCGCGTCGGCGATATAGGAGGAGTTGATCGTATTGTTTTGCATGATGTCGTCCGGACGCACAACGCCGCTAATTTGAATAATTTGTTTTTCGTCCTCTAGCATAATCTCGCGCCGCCCCTCGATAAAATAGTTGCCGTTTTGCATAATTTTTACTATGCGCGCGCTTACCGTCGTAGTGAAATTTTCCGTTCGCGTAGCCGTTCCGCCGCCGTTGAATTCGCCGGAGCTTTCGCTGTTAAAGCCAAAACCGATTACGCCGTTGACGCGGTTGGCAACCTTTTTGCCGTTGTTCGACGTTCCGGCGTAAGTAACCGCTCCGGGGGAAAATTCGCTCGTTTGCGAACGATTTAATTGACGGTTGGCGCTAGAGCTACTTTGCGATCTTTCGTTGATTAGCACCGTTACTATATCGTTGACCCGCATTGCCTTGCGATCGGAAAACAGCGGGTTGTCGCCGCGCCCAAAGAGACTGCCAAGGTTGTTAAGCTCTTCGTCTTCGCGAGAGGGCGTTTGTTGGACGTATTCGGGAGCTTTGAAATCTATTTGCGGATCGAGAGCGTCCGCGCATCCCGCAAACGCGAACGCAATTAAACAAAATATCGTTTCGCGCGCCATCGTTTTACTCCCCATTAGTTACAATTACTATGCGTTAGCAAGTTTGATTCCAAAATTCGGGCGGTTTAGTTATGGGAATAGTAGAGAGGATAAGAGAGGACGTAAAAGCCGCTATGCGCGAGCGCAACGAGTTTTTACGAGATACGCTCAGGCAGGTTAACGGCGCGTTAAAACAGGCGGAGATCGACGAGCGAAAGAGCTTGAGCGACGCGGACGCCGAAAAAATTCTACAAAAACAGGTTAAACGACGGATCGAGGCGATAGAGCAATATACGATCGGCAAACGCGACGATCTAGCGGAAAAAGAGCGAAAAGAGATCGCGATAATCGAACAATATTTACCAAAACAGCTTAGCGACGAGGAGCTCGAATCCGAACTCAAAGCGGTTATCGCCTCTTTGGAGCAAAAGACGATCGGCGCCGTTATGAGCGCGGCAAAAACGGCGATCGGCTCTAAAGCCGACGGCAAGCGGATCAGCCAAGCCGCGAAGCGGCTGCTTGATAAAGATGCAAGCGACCTCCGATCTTAACGAGCAGCGCGCTACGGTAGAGGCGTTTTTTTTAAGTCAAAGCACTTTTGAAAACGAGCTGTTTGCGATTTGCGACGCTTCGGAGCTGCGCGCGGTTATGGGCAAGGTCGCGAAAAAGGTTATAGAGCGCCCCATAGCGCTGGCGACGGTTAATTTCAGGAAGTTAAAAAGCTACTCGCAGTTTCGCATAGAGGGGTATGTGCTGGCGCTAAAAGAGTATATGAATCAAGAGATTGACTATTTAATACGCAAAGAGGCGGGATTTGACGCGGAAATCGCGAAAGAGGTTAGTTCCGATCAAAAGAAGCAGGCGTTTATACTAAACCAAGCGAAGAAGTATTTTATCGCTTATCAACCGCTATTCAAGGAGGCGATAGCCGATACTTTTTTCGCTCGCGTTTTGGCGGCTTTGGATATGAACGCGATCGACAAGGTTATCCAAGAGACGATCGACGGGGCGGGGCATTACACGCCCGTTTTAATAGGCGCGGACGGCGCGCCGCTCGCGAGCAAAAGCCATCAGATATGGATGCGGCTGAAACAGGCGCGGTTGACCAAAAATCGAGAGATCAAACCCGTTAGAGAAAATATTAATCGGCTGTTTAAAAAAATCGAAGGCGCTGAAAAAAATATCGACGCGATCGAAGAGGCTCAAGCGCTAACGTTAGAGCGCGTGCAAACTATGACGCTTGACGAATTAAAAGAGATTGTGGTAAACGAAGACGGCTCGCGAACGGAGCAGAAGCGCGTTTTTCAATACGTGCCAGCCGGCGAGACGGCTTCTTGGCTCGCCGAACAGATGGATCGCGGCAGACGCGCCGGACGCAACGATATTCAAAAGAGCGAATATAAACGAGCCGCCGTATTTTTTGAAAACTGCAATATCAACAACACGACAAAAGAACTTGCAAACAAGAAGGCTATGATGTTAGAGGATTTGCCAAAACTCAAGGACGCGCTCGCGGCTTCGATTAAAAAAGAGGAGGCGCTTGAAAAACGAGGGCTTTACGAGTTTGACGACGCGCTTAGAAAGATGCGCGAAGCGTTTATCAAAAATATAGGAAAAACCCGCATGTGATCGCTCCTTTTTTAGCCTATCCGTTTAAAAAGGCGAAGGAGAACTACCGATAGAGCGAGTAATTGACCGTAATTTTATTGATCGATTTAGCGGCGAAAAACGCTTTTATCTTGCGAACCAAAGCGAAAAAACCGCGCGCCAAAACGACGGCGATCACGGCGGCGGTTATCGAAGCGGCGATTAGAATCTCCATATTGCGCCCTTGCTATGCGATTATGTAAAACGCTATCGGCGCCGCGGTTAATATCTTAACGCCTAACAATAAATTATTCGCCGATAAACGACGCGCGGAACTTTCCGCAAGGAAGCGATAAGCGGCTATCTAACGCCCGTGCGAACCATCGGGTGCTGATAATCCGCCTTTTCATAAACGAAGGCAAAGTAGTATCCGATTACGGCGATCGCGGCAAACGCCGCGATCCAAGCTATAATTCGTTCTTTGCTCATCAAGCCGCCGTTACAAACTCGGAGAGCCTTTGAGAGACGCCGAACGACGGATATTTTTTGCCGTCTAAAACGATCTGCGCCGCTACGCCTTTGTCTTTGTTGAAAACGATCGGCGCTAGAAAATTAATCTCGGAATCTTCCGTAGCGTCGCCAAGCGCCAGCACGTTATACACCAGCACTTGGCTGTTTTCGGTGATCCCAAGCGTTTCTTGCGTCTCGCTAGAGAGATCGAA encodes:
- the bioV gene encoding pimelyl-ACP methyl ester esterase BioV produces the protein MRFFSGFGFVGEAALFASRLPICDSPRSVAGFSLGAIRACQYALETSSRIDRLALFSPAYFQDKDDRFVRLQLISYARDSAAYMRNFYANCGMFDGRYANRDPQEGDLSLSLNYKWRLDMFERLKNLSISVYLGGKDNIINADKALDFFSKTNARIVYIKNANHLLQIEE
- the fliW gene encoding flagellar assembly protein FliW encodes the protein MVFTLKSPVLGFEQVKEVDLKESDELFATISDTGGRGFVWTLINPYHLREYSFDLSSETQETLGITENSQVLVYNVLALGDATEDSEINFLAPIVFNKDKGVAAQIVLDGKKYPSFGVSQRLSEFVTAA
- the flgH gene encoding flagellar basal body L-ring protein FlgH, which encodes MARETIFCLIAFAFAGCADALDPQIDFKAPEYVQQTPSREDEELNNLGSLFGRGDNPLFSDRKAMRVNDIVTVLINERSQSSSSANRQLNRSQTSEFSPGAVTYAGTSNNGKKVANRVNGVIGFGFNSESSGEFNGGGTATRTENFTTTVSARIVKIMQNGNYFIEGRREIMLEDEKQIIQISGVVRPDDIMQNNTINSSYIADAKISYRTEGDIQRNAKQGWGTRLLNAISPF
- a CDS encoding GatB/YqeY domain-containing protein, which translates into the protein MGIVERIREDVKAAMRERNEFLRDTLRQVNGALKQAEIDERKSLSDADAEKILQKQVKRRIEAIEQYTIGKRDDLAEKERKEIAIIEQYLPKQLSDEELESELKAVIASLEQKTIGAVMSAAKTAIGSKADGKRISQAAKRLLDKDASDLRS